One genomic window of Kaistia geumhonensis includes the following:
- a CDS encoding ArsC family reductase, producing MSSIALWGIKNCDTMKKARAWLDGHGIAYDFRDYKAEGADPERLAAWVEELGWETVLNRAGTTFRALPEADKQDIDAAKAIRLMLAQPSMIKRPMLDREDGLLIAGFKPEIYAERLGVGGP from the coding sequence ATGAGCTCGATCGCCCTCTGGGGCATCAAGAACTGCGACACGATGAAGAAGGCGCGCGCCTGGCTGGACGGTCACGGCATCGCCTATGACTTTCGTGACTACAAGGCCGAAGGCGCCGATCCGGAGCGCCTCGCGGCCTGGGTCGAGGAACTCGGCTGGGAGACGGTGCTGAACCGCGCTGGCACCACGTTTCGCGCGCTGCCGGAGGCCGACAAGCAGGACATCGACGCCGCGAAGGCGATCCGCCTGATGCTGGCGCAGCCCTCGATGATCAAGCGGCCGATGCTGGACCGCGAGGACGGCCTGCTGATCGCCGGCTTCAAGCCGGAGATTTATGCCGAGCGGCTCGGGGTCGGCGGACCGTAG
- a CDS encoding FAD assembly factor SdhE, with product MTGAPSPGDGLDVHRRRTRFRAWHRGMREMDLILGRFADASIADLSDGELAALDALMEEQDRDLFAWLTGEAAVPPHADTPLFRKLAAFTGASPR from the coding sequence ATGACCGGCGCACCTTCGCCCGGCGATGGATTGGACGTCCATCGTCGCAGGACCCGTTTCCGGGCGTGGCATCGCGGCATGCGCGAGATGGACCTCATTCTCGGCCGCTTCGCCGATGCGTCGATCGCCGATCTTTCCGACGGGGAACTCGCGGCGCTCGACGCGTTGATGGAAGAGCAGGACCGCGATCTCTTCGCCTGGCTGACGGGCGAGGCGGCGGTTCCGCCGCATGCCGATACACCGCTTTTCCGCAAGCTCGCCGCCTTCACGGGCGCCTCGCCCCGCTAG
- the mfd gene encoding transcription-repair coupling factor, whose product MIRFDSVLRRRSTVLSGVPDGLDGRVVADLAALSAKDDRSYLLVVARDGQRMADLEQAIAFFAPGQEFLSFPAWDCMPYDRVSPNSAVVARRMAALSTLANRKTEPGKCLVVLTTVNAVVQRVPRRADVVRQSLTFSPGSRLPMEQLIGWLEDNGFLRTATVREAGEYAVRGGIVDLFAAGLGEPVRVDYFGDTVDSIRSFDAETQRTIQQKKRLDLVPVSELVLSPQSIARFREAYVRLFGASDREDLLYQQVSEGRRYTGVEHWLPLFAEGLDTLFDYLPDTALVLDHLVEEALAERLDEIKDHYDARRSAMGQNQGGVPYKPIAPNALYMDSAEWKRREGEQPLLRMTPFAEPDDTMVVDLGGRHGRTFAAERLAGDVNVFDAVINHVTSLREKKRVVIASWSEGARDRLTQVLADHGLKRAQVIDNWPAADALPKGVVGLGVLGLETGFDSPDLVMIGEQDILGDRLVRPRKRSKKASDFLSEVTALAEGDLVVHVDHGIGRFTGLKTITAAGAPRDCLEIVYAGGDRLYLPVENIELLSRYGSEDTDATLDKLGGVAWQSRKAKLKKRIRDMAAQLIKVAAARAMRHADVITPPEGLYDEFAARFPYEETEDQLSAIEAVMTDLSAGTPMDRLVCGDVGFGKTEVALRAAFLAVMSGRQVAVVVPTTLLSRQHFKTFSARFAGFPVRVEQASRLVSAKDLAETKKGLKEGQVDIVVGTHALLGKGIEFRDLGLLIIDEEQHFGVKHKERLKELKADVHVLTLSATPIPRTLQLALTGVRELSLITTPPVDRMAVRTFISPFDALAVREALLRERYRGGQSFYVCPRLADLADRKEFLEKFVPEVKVAIAHGQMPATELDDIMNAFYEGAYDVLLSTTIVESGLDIPTANTLIVHRADMFGLAQLYQLRGRVGRSKTRAYALFTVPAEKKLTPMADRRLKVLQSLDTLGAGFQLASHDLDIRGAGNLLGEEQSGHIKEVGYELYQQMLEEAVAQLRQGGGEEVEEDGRWSPQITVGTPVMLPESYVPDLPLRLSLYRRLGDLEEPDQIDAFGAELIDRFGPLPDEVEHLLKIVYIKALCRKANVEKVDAGPKGMVISFRNSVFPNPAGLIRYIGEQGSLAKVRPDQKIVLIRDWENPEKRLKGTAVVLTQLARIAVGDGKKAA is encoded by the coding sequence ATGATCCGTTTCGATTCCGTTCTGCGCAGACGCTCGACCGTGCTGTCGGGTGTTCCCGACGGCCTGGACGGGCGCGTCGTCGCCGATCTCGCGGCCCTCTCGGCGAAGGACGACCGCTCCTATCTGCTCGTGGTGGCGCGCGACGGTCAGCGCATGGCCGATCTGGAACAGGCGATCGCCTTCTTCGCGCCCGGTCAGGAGTTTCTGTCCTTCCCGGCCTGGGATTGCATGCCCTATGACCGAGTCTCGCCCAACTCGGCGGTCGTGGCGCGGCGCATGGCGGCGCTCTCGACACTCGCCAATCGCAAGACCGAGCCCGGCAAGTGCCTCGTCGTGCTGACGACGGTGAACGCCGTCGTGCAGCGCGTCCCGCGCCGTGCCGATGTCGTTCGCCAGAGCCTGACCTTCTCGCCGGGCAGCCGGTTGCCGATGGAGCAACTGATCGGCTGGCTTGAGGACAACGGCTTCCTGCGCACGGCAACCGTCCGCGAGGCGGGCGAATATGCCGTGCGCGGCGGCATCGTCGATCTCTTCGCCGCCGGTCTCGGCGAGCCGGTGAGGGTCGACTATTTCGGCGATACGGTCGATTCGATCCGCTCCTTCGATGCCGAGACGCAGCGCACCATCCAGCAGAAGAAGCGGCTGGACCTCGTGCCGGTCAGCGAGCTCGTGCTGTCGCCGCAGTCTATAGCCCGCTTCCGCGAAGCCTATGTGCGCCTCTTCGGCGCGTCCGACCGCGAGGACCTGCTCTACCAGCAGGTGAGCGAGGGACGGCGCTATACGGGCGTCGAGCATTGGCTGCCGCTCTTCGCCGAGGGCCTCGATACGCTGTTCGACTATCTGCCGGACACGGCACTGGTGCTCGACCATCTGGTCGAGGAGGCGCTCGCGGAGCGTCTGGACGAGATCAAGGACCATTACGACGCCCGTCGCAGTGCGATGGGCCAGAACCAGGGCGGCGTGCCCTACAAGCCCATCGCGCCGAACGCGCTCTACATGGACAGCGCGGAATGGAAGCGGCGCGAGGGCGAACAGCCCCTCTTGCGCATGACGCCCTTCGCCGAGCCGGACGATACGATGGTCGTCGATCTCGGCGGGCGGCACGGACGGACCTTCGCCGCGGAGCGGCTTGCGGGAGACGTCAACGTTTTCGACGCTGTGATCAACCACGTCACGAGCCTGCGCGAAAAGAAGCGGGTCGTGATCGCCAGCTGGAGCGAGGGCGCGCGGGACCGCCTGACGCAGGTTCTTGCCGATCATGGCCTGAAGCGCGCGCAGGTGATCGACAACTGGCCGGCCGCCGATGCTCTGCCGAAGGGCGTCGTCGGCCTCGGCGTGCTCGGGCTCGAGACGGGCTTCGATTCGCCCGATCTCGTCATGATCGGCGAGCAGGACATTCTCGGCGACCGTCTCGTCCGGCCGCGCAAGCGCTCGAAGAAGGCATCCGATTTCCTCTCCGAAGTGACGGCACTCGCCGAGGGCGACCTCGTCGTGCATGTCGATCATGGCATCGGCCGCTTCACCGGCCTGAAGACGATCACGGCGGCCGGCGCGCCGCGTGACTGCCTCGAAATCGTCTATGCCGGCGGCGATCGGCTGTATCTGCCGGTCGAGAACATCGAGCTGCTCTCGCGCTACGGATCCGAGGATACGGATGCGACGCTCGACAAGCTCGGCGGCGTCGCCTGGCAGTCGCGCAAGGCGAAGCTCAAGAAGCGCATCCGCGACATGGCGGCCCAGCTCATCAAGGTGGCAGCCGCCCGCGCCATGCGGCATGCCGATGTGATCACGCCGCCCGAAGGGCTTTATGACGAGTTCGCGGCCCGCTTCCCCTATGAGGAGACGGAGGACCAGCTTTCGGCCATCGAGGCGGTTATGACGGATCTCTCCGCCGGCACGCCCATGGATCGGCTCGTCTGCGGCGATGTCGGTTTCGGCAAGACGGAAGTGGCGCTGCGCGCCGCGTTCCTCGCGGTCATGAGCGGGCGCCAGGTCGCCGTGGTCGTGCCGACGACGCTCCTCTCCCGCCAGCATTTCAAGACCTTCTCGGCCCGCTTCGCCGGCTTCCCGGTTCGCGTCGAGCAGGCCTCGCGGCTCGTCTCGGCCAAGGATCTCGCCGAGACCAAGAAGGGGCTCAAGGAAGGGCAGGTCGACATCGTGGTCGGCACGCATGCCCTGCTCGGCAAGGGCATCGAGTTCCGCGATCTCGGCCTTCTCATCATCGACGAGGAGCAGCATTTCGGCGTCAAGCACAAGGAGCGGCTGAAGGAGCTGAAGGCCGACGTCCATGTGCTGACACTGTCGGCAACGCCGATCCCGCGCACGCTACAGCTGGCGCTCACCGGCGTTCGCGAGCTTTCGCTCATCACCACGCCGCCCGTCGATCGCATGGCGGTGCGCACCTTCATCTCGCCCTTCGATGCGCTCGCCGTGCGCGAGGCGCTGCTGCGCGAGCGCTATCGCGGCGGCCAGAGCTTCTATGTCTGCCCGCGGCTTGCCGATCTCGCCGATCGCAAGGAATTCCTGGAAAAGTTCGTGCCGGAGGTGAAGGTCGCCATCGCGCATGGCCAGATGCCGGCGACCGAGCTCGACGACATCATGAACGCCTTCTACGAGGGCGCCTATGACGTGCTGCTCTCGACGACGATCGTCGAGTCCGGCCTCGACATTCCGACCGCCAACACGCTGATCGTGCACCGCGCCGACATGTTCGGCCTTGCCCAGCTCTATCAGCTGCGCGGCCGCGTCGGCCGATCGAAGACGCGCGCCTATGCGCTCTTCACCGTGCCGGCCGAGAAGAAGCTGACGCCGATGGCCGATCGGCGGCTCAAGGTGCTGCAGTCGCTCGATACGCTCGGTGCCGGCTTCCAGCTCGCCAGCCATGATCTCGATATCCGCGGCGCCGGCAATCTGCTCGGCGAGGAGCAGTCCGGTCATATCAAGGAGGTGGGCTACGAGCTCTACCAGCAGATGCTGGAAGAGGCGGTCGCCCAGCTTCGGCAGGGTGGCGGCGAGGAGGTGGAGGAGGACGGCCGCTGGTCGCCGCAGATCACCGTCGGCACGCCGGTCATGCTGCCCGAGAGCTATGTGCCAGATCTTCCGCTGCGCCTCAGCCTCTATCGCCGGCTCGGGGATCTCGAGGAGCCGGATCAGATCGATGCGTTCGGCGCGGAGCTGATCGACCGCTTCGGCCCGCTTCCGGACGAAGTCGAGCACCTGCTGAAGATCGTCTACATCAAGGCGCTCTGCCGCAAGGCGAATGTCGAAAAGGTCGATGCCGGCCCGAAGGGCATGGTCATCTCGTTCCGCAACTCGGTCTTCCCGAACCCGGCGGGCCTCATCCGCTATATCGGCGAGCAGGGCAGCCTCGCGAAGGTCCGTCCCGACCAGAAGATCGTGCTGATCCGCGATTGGGAGAACCCGGAGAAGCGCCTCAAGGGCACGGCGGTGGTGCTCACCCAGCTCGCCCGCATCGCCGTCGGCGACGGCAAGAAGGCGGCGTAG
- a CDS encoding extracellular solute-binding protein encodes MSKRFFAGRIACIALAMAALPLGSANAEPSHAMAMHGEPALPKDFDHFPYADPDAPKGGTIAYAFQGTYDSVNPFIVKSATTTSRGIWDASLGNNVFESLMVRNRDEAFSLYGLIADSVDMPDDRASVTFTINPAAKFSDGQPITPEDVIFSLELLREKGRPNLYPSWFKTVTKSEKVGERGVKFTFASGDNRELPMLIGLMPILPKHATDAETFDQSTLKPMIGSGPYVMDTIRPGEQFILKRNPDYWGKDLNVKRGFDNFDVIRIDYYRDRNSMFEGFKKGLYDVNPESDPSRWLEAYNFPAVTDGRVIKEAIPNGLPKGMLGFALNTRRAQFGDVRTRKALEMLFDFEWVNKNLFSGAYSRNASFFQDSTLSALGVPASETEKALLAPFPEAVDPAVMDGTWKPTVSDGSGGDRKVLRAALEQLRAAGWKLEGNKLVDASGQPFTFEILLQDASQERIASAFARTLSRVGITATTRTVDATQYQRRVQNFDYDVIMTSWPASLSPGNEQSNRWSSAAADMMGSFNYVGAREPAIDAMIAALVAARSQEDFVAAVRALDRVLISGHYVVPLYYLPDQWVARWTTVDHPKTQSVYGYTLPTWYAARKD; translated from the coding sequence ATGTCGAAGCGCTTTTTTGCGGGCCGCATCGCATGCATAGCCCTGGCGATGGCCGCCCTGCCGCTCGGCAGCGCCAATGCCGAGCCCAGCCATGCGATGGCAATGCATGGTGAGCCGGCCCTGCCGAAGGATTTCGACCACTTCCCCTATGCGGACCCCGACGCGCCGAAGGGCGGAACGATCGCCTATGCCTTCCAGGGCACCTATGACAGCGTCAACCCGTTCATCGTGAAGAGTGCGACGACGACCTCGCGCGGCATCTGGGACGCTTCGCTCGGCAACAATGTCTTCGAGAGCCTCATGGTGCGCAACCGCGACGAGGCCTTCTCGCTATACGGGCTGATCGCCGATTCGGTCGACATGCCGGACGACCGCGCTTCGGTCACTTTCACCATCAATCCCGCCGCGAAATTCTCGGATGGCCAGCCCATCACCCCGGAGGACGTCATTTTCTCGCTCGAGCTCCTGCGCGAGAAGGGCCGGCCCAACCTCTACCCGAGCTGGTTCAAGACGGTGACGAAGTCGGAGAAGGTCGGCGAGCGAGGAGTGAAGTTCACCTTCGCCAGTGGCGACAATCGGGAGCTGCCGATGCTGATCGGCCTCATGCCGATCCTCCCCAAGCACGCGACCGATGCCGAGACCTTCGATCAGTCGACGCTGAAGCCGATGATCGGCAGCGGCCCTTATGTCATGGACACGATCCGTCCCGGCGAGCAGTTCATCCTGAAGCGCAACCCGGACTATTGGGGCAAGGACCTCAATGTGAAGCGCGGCTTCGACAATTTCGACGTGATCCGGATCGACTATTACCGCGATCGCAATTCGATGTTCGAAGGCTTCAAGAAGGGCCTCTACGACGTCAATCCGGAGAGCGATCCCTCGCGCTGGCTGGAGGCCTACAACTTCCCGGCCGTTACCGACGGGCGCGTCATCAAGGAAGCGATCCCCAATGGGCTGCCGAAGGGTATGCTCGGCTTCGCGCTGAACACCCGCCGCGCTCAGTTCGGAGATGTCCGGACGCGCAAGGCGCTGGAGATGCTGTTCGATTTCGAATGGGTCAACAAGAACCTGTTCTCGGGCGCCTACAGCCGCAATGCAAGCTTCTTCCAGGATTCGACGCTGTCCGCCTTGGGCGTGCCGGCATCCGAAACGGAGAAGGCGCTGCTCGCCCCCTTCCCCGAGGCTGTCGATCCGGCGGTGATGGACGGCACATGGAAGCCGACCGTGAGCGACGGCTCCGGCGGCGACCGCAAGGTGCTCCGCGCCGCGCTGGAACAGCTCCGCGCTGCCGGCTGGAAGCTGGAGGGCAACAAGCTCGTCGATGCCTCCGGCCAGCCCTTCACCTTTGAGATCCTGCTGCAGGATGCCAGTCAGGAGCGCATCGCCTCCGCCTTCGCGCGAACGCTGTCGCGCGTCGGCATCACCGCGACAACGCGAACGGTCGACGCTACGCAATATCAGCGCCGCGTGCAGAACTTCGACTACGACGTGATCATGACGTCATGGCCGGCTTCGCTCTCTCCCGGCAACGAGCAGAGCAACCGCTGGTCGAGCGCCGCCGCCGACATGATGGGATCGTTCAACTATGTCGGCGCCAGGGAGCCGGCGATCGACGCGATGATCGCGGCGCTGGTCGCCGCCCGCAGCCAGGAAGACTTTGTCGCGGCTGTCCGTGCGCTCGACCGGGTGCTCATCTCCGGTCACTATGTCGTGCCGCTCTACTACCTGCCCGACCAGTGGGTCGCTCGCTGGACCACGGTCGACCATCCGAAGACTCAGTCTGTCTACGGCTACACGCTGCCCACCTGGTACGCCGCAAGGAAGGACTGA
- a CDS encoding invasion associated locus B family protein has translation MSYRWKIGSVRAPLLATAALLMVASAPVAMAQDAPAPKPPAAKPAAAPAASGDAAAAPGSPWIKECGQDPQSKKKLCITSQELRADTNQFIASIQLRKLEGDPKMALTAIVLTGQLIQPGLLIQVDQNKAVPLKYVICDPTVCYAQAEVDDAFATSMKKGNKVAAITMNPQGKPMVFPFGLNGFTKVYEGEGLDRAAGKARRDALQEQLQKNAEENRQKLIEQQNKERGDAAPQQ, from the coding sequence ATGTCGTATCGCTGGAAGATCGGTTCGGTGAGGGCGCCTCTGCTGGCGACTGCCGCGCTTCTCATGGTCGCCTCGGCTCCGGTGGCGATGGCGCAGGATGCGCCGGCTCCGAAGCCGCCGGCAGCCAAGCCGGCCGCGGCCCCTGCCGCCTCTGGCGATGCGGCGGCTGCTCCGGGCTCGCCCTGGATCAAGGAGTGCGGACAGGACCCGCAGTCCAAGAAGAAGCTCTGCATCACCTCGCAGGAGCTTCGCGCCGACACGAATCAGTTCATCGCCTCGATCCAGCTTCGCAAGCTCGAGGGCGATCCGAAGATGGCCCTGACGGCGATCGTGCTGACCGGCCAGCTCATCCAGCCGGGCCTGCTCATCCAGGTCGACCAGAACAAGGCCGTGCCGCTGAAATACGTGATCTGCGACCCGACCGTCTGCTACGCGCAGGCCGAGGTCGACGACGCCTTCGCCACGTCGATGAAGAAGGGCAACAAGGTCGCTGCGATCACCATGAATCCGCAGGGCAAGCCGATGGTGTTCCCGTTCGGCCTGAACGGCTTCACCAAGGTCTATGAGGGCGAGGGCCTCGATCGCGCCGCCGGCAAGGCGCGTCGCGACGCGCTGCAGGAGCAGCTGCAGAAGAACGCCGAGGAAAACCGCCAGAAGCTCATCGAGCAGCAGAACAAGGAGCGTGGCGACGCTGCTCCGCAGCAGTAA
- the hspQ gene encoding heat shock protein HspQ: MGQSDRIKSPEDRLREAKFGIGQIVRHRHFSFRGVVFDVDPVFANTEEWYLSIPEEIRPAKNQPFYHLLAENAESEYVAYVSEQNLLVDGSDEPLRHAQLPDYFDERQGDVYVARNRPMN, from the coding sequence ATGGGCCAGTCAGACCGCATCAAATCCCCCGAAGATCGCCTGCGAGAAGCCAAGTTCGGGATCGGCCAGATCGTGCGCCACCGCCACTTCTCGTTCCGCGGTGTCGTGTTCGACGTCGATCCGGTGTTCGCCAATACCGAGGAATGGTACCTGTCAATTCCGGAGGAGATCCGTCCGGCCAAGAACCAGCCCTTCTATCACCTGCTCGCCGAGAACGCCGAAAGCGAATATGTCGCTTACGTCTCGGAGCAGAACCTGCTGGTCGACGGCTCCGACGAGCCGCTGCGCCATGCTCAGCTTCCCGATTATTTCGACGAGCGCCAGGGCGATGTCTATGTCGCCCGCAATCGCCCGATGAACTGA
- a CDS encoding UbiH/UbiF family hydroxylase, which yields MNTPVDVAVVGAGPAGLSAAILAAREGLSVALVAPRTIPTDRRTVAMLGVSVDILQETGIWPALADTVAPLRTMRIVDGTRRLVRAPLVEFHASEIGRDAFGYNVPTAAMIAALEDAVTEAGILRLDGLARAITVHDGHVAIDAGAAGSVSARLVGAADGRNSPVREAAGIGLKRWSYPQTAVVANIRHSLPHGDVSTEFHTETGPFTLVPLPGLRSAVVCVVKPREAERLMQMDDRGLAEVFEQKSHFLVGDIEIDGPRQAFPLTGQSAERFAARRIALIGEAAHVFPPIGAQGLNLSLRDAAAFARTASVHRADPGGEDALADYHRRRSGDVYTRTAAVDALNRTLLTSFLPVQAARGVGLFALDRLPALKRFAMRQALAPHL from the coding sequence ATGAACACACCTGTCGACGTCGCAGTCGTCGGCGCCGGCCCCGCCGGGCTCAGCGCAGCGATCCTCGCAGCCCGCGAGGGCCTGTCGGTGGCTCTGGTCGCACCCCGAACCATCCCGACCGACCGCAGGACCGTCGCCATGCTGGGCGTCTCGGTCGACATACTCCAGGAGACGGGGATCTGGCCCGCTCTGGCCGACACGGTCGCCCCCCTTCGTACGATGCGAATCGTCGATGGAACACGGCGCCTGGTGCGCGCGCCTCTCGTCGAGTTCCATGCCTCGGAAATCGGACGTGACGCCTTCGGCTACAATGTGCCGACCGCGGCCATGATCGCTGCGCTCGAAGACGCCGTCACTGAGGCTGGCATCCTGCGGCTCGACGGTCTCGCCCGCGCGATCACCGTTCACGACGGGCATGTCGCGATTGATGCCGGCGCTGCCGGCAGCGTCTCGGCCCGGCTCGTCGGCGCCGCCGACGGTCGCAACTCTCCGGTCCGCGAGGCCGCCGGCATCGGCCTCAAGCGCTGGTCCTATCCGCAGACGGCCGTCGTGGCGAATATCCGCCACAGCCTTCCCCATGGCGACGTCTCGACCGAATTCCACACCGAGACGGGTCCATTCACGCTCGTTCCCCTGCCCGGTCTCCGGTCGGCCGTTGTCTGTGTGGTGAAGCCGCGTGAAGCCGAGCGGCTGATGCAGATGGACGACCGCGGTCTAGCCGAAGTCTTCGAGCAGAAATCGCATTTCCTCGTCGGCGACATCGAGATCGACGGGCCGCGACAGGCTTTTCCGCTCACGGGACAATCGGCAGAGCGCTTCGCCGCGCGACGTATCGCGCTCATCGGCGAGGCCGCGCATGTGTTCCCGCCGATTGGCGCCCAGGGCCTCAATCTCAGCCTCCGCGACGCGGCCGCCTTCGCAAGAACAGCCTCAGTACATCGCGCCGATCCCGGCGGCGAGGATGCGCTCGCCGACTATCACCGGCGCCGCTCGGGCGATGTGTACACGCGAACGGCGGCGGTCGATGCGCTCAACCGGACGCTTCTCACCAGTTTCCTCCCCGTTCAAGCGGCGCGGGGCGTTGGTCTTTTCGCGCTCGACCGGCTGCCGGCGCTGAAGCGCTTCGCGATGCGACAGGCGCTCGCCCCGCATCTTTAA
- a CDS encoding DUF6691 family protein, whose protein sequence is MTETAQRRPIVFHAAALVSGIIFGAGLAVSGMIHPQKVKAFLDVSRISSGGWDPSLAIVLAMAVIVTMGALRVAHRRRRPIAATSFSQPHARRVDGELVVGAAIFGVGWGLAGLCPGPALADLVSTFPSILLFLGAMLAGMMLVHVWRLRARRQSASIQEVET, encoded by the coding sequence GTGACCGAGACCGCGCAGCGGCGTCCGATCGTCTTCCACGCCGCAGCGCTCGTCTCGGGCATTATCTTCGGCGCGGGCCTTGCCGTCTCCGGCATGATCCACCCGCAGAAGGTCAAGGCGTTCCTCGACGTGTCACGGATCTCGTCGGGCGGCTGGGACCCGAGCCTCGCCATCGTGCTCGCCATGGCGGTCATCGTCACCATGGGCGCGCTGCGCGTCGCGCATCGGCGTCGCCGGCCGATCGCCGCCACCTCCTTCTCTCAGCCCCATGCCCGGCGTGTCGACGGAGAACTCGTCGTCGGCGCTGCGATCTTCGGTGTCGGCTGGGGCCTCGCGGGTCTCTGCCCCGGCCCTGCCCTTGCCGATCTCGTCTCGACATTCCCGTCCATCCTTCTATTTCTCGGCGCGATGCTCGCCGGCATGATGCTCGTGCATGTGTGGCGGCTGCGGGCGCGCCGGCAATCGGCGTCGATCCAGGAGGTCGAGACATGA
- a CDS encoding YeeE/YedE family protein encodes MFGFSPVSAAVGGAMIGLGVALLWIVNGRVCGVSNIFGSIVSGNWADLSWRLLFIAGLPLGAAAALLVGPRLLADMAPGLPELDMSPALLVGSGILVGIGAALARGCTSGHGVFGLANLSLRSFVAVGVFMATAVLTVFVAGA; translated from the coding sequence ATGTTCGGATTCTCCCCCGTATCCGCAGCAGTCGGCGGCGCCATGATCGGCCTCGGCGTTGCGCTGTTGTGGATCGTAAATGGCCGCGTCTGCGGGGTCTCGAACATCTTCGGCAGCATCGTCTCCGGAAACTGGGCCGATCTGAGCTGGCGGCTGCTCTTCATCGCAGGACTGCCACTGGGCGCGGCGGCAGCGCTGCTTGTCGGCCCGCGGCTCCTTGCCGACATGGCCCCGGGCCTTCCCGAACTCGATATGTCGCCTGCGCTCCTGGTCGGATCCGGCATTCTTGTCGGCATCGGCGCCGCGCTCGCCCGGGGCTGCACCTCGGGACACGGCGTGTTCGGGCTCGCCAATCTGTCGCTCCGCTCCTTCGTGGCGGTCGGCGTCTTCATGGCGACGGCTGTTCTTACGGTCTTCGTGGCGGGCGCCTGA
- a CDS encoding CDP-alcohol phosphatidyltransferase family protein: MINAWPRASSWLVHMLTTSGAVFSMLAVLAVGRDSFVEAFLWLGAALFVDGIDGPLARIVRVEERVPWFDGAILDLVIDYSTYVFIPALILARSDILPPGLGVAGAVLVVAVGAIYFADTRMKTADYGFRGFPAVWNMVVFVLMAFDLNQVVAAAIIVLFAVLTFAPIEFVHPFRVKRLRAVTLTVTFAWAAFSILALADGMAPSLPVLVGLGTTTVYLTVIGAVLQATRPRAAH; this comes from the coding sequence ATGATCAACGCCTGGCCGCGAGCGAGCAGCTGGCTCGTCCATATGCTGACGACGAGCGGCGCCGTCTTCTCGATGCTGGCGGTTCTCGCCGTCGGGCGGGACTCGTTCGTCGAGGCCTTTCTCTGGCTCGGGGCCGCGCTGTTCGTCGACGGCATCGACGGGCCGCTCGCGCGCATCGTCCGCGTCGAGGAGCGCGTGCCGTGGTTCGACGGTGCCATCCTCGATCTCGTGATCGACTACTCGACCTATGTCTTCATTCCGGCGCTCATCCTGGCGCGGTCCGACATCCTGCCGCCCGGGCTCGGCGTCGCTGGCGCCGTCCTCGTGGTCGCCGTGGGTGCGATCTATTTCGCCGACACGCGCATGAAGACCGCCGACTACGGCTTCCGCGGCTTTCCTGCCGTCTGGAACATGGTCGTCTTCGTGCTGATGGCGTTCGACCTCAACCAGGTCGTCGCGGCGGCGATCATCGTGCTCTTTGCGGTGCTCACATTCGCTCCGATCGAGTTCGTGCATCCGTTCCGCGTCAAGCGATTGCGGGCGGTGACTCTCACCGTCACATTCGCGTGGGCGGCCTTCTCCATCCTGGCCCTGGCGGACGGCATGGCGCCGTCGTTGCCCGTGCTTGTCGGGCTCGGCACGACGACGGTCTATCTCACGGTGATCGGCGCGGTCCTGCAGGCAACGCGGCCGCGCGCGGCGCATTGA
- a CDS encoding TerC family protein: MNLDLLFEASAWASLLTLTAMEIVLGIDNIVFISVLVSRLPAVEARRARQIGLALALIFRILLLLILSWLIGLTEPVVTIFGKGLSWRDLILLAGGLFLIYKATHEIHQGVEGEHHDNASAVKASFTAIVAQIIVIDMVFSVDSIVTAIGMAEHVEVMILAVVIAMGVMYLASGAIAGFIERHPTTKMLALAFLLMIGIALVADGFGFHIPRGYIYTAMAFSAFVEILNVSAKRNRKA, from the coding sequence ATGAATCTGGATCTCCTTTTCGAGGCGAGCGCCTGGGCGAGCCTTCTCACCCTCACGGCGATGGAAATCGTTCTCGGCATCGACAACATCGTCTTCATCTCGGTGCTGGTCAGCCGGCTGCCGGCGGTCGAGGCACGTCGAGCGCGCCAGATCGGTCTCGCACTCGCCCTGATTTTCCGCATTCTGCTTCTGCTCATCCTCTCCTGGCTGATCGGGCTCACCGAACCGGTCGTCACCATCTTCGGCAAGGGGCTCTCCTGGCGCGATCTCATCCTCCTCGCGGGTGGCCTCTTCCTGATCTACAAGGCCACGCACGAGATCCATCAGGGCGTCGAGGGCGAGCACCACGACAACGCATCGGCGGTGAAGGCGAGTTTCACTGCCATCGTCGCCCAGATCATCGTCATCGACATGGTGTTCTCGGTCGATTCGATCGTCACCGCGATCGGCATGGCCGAGCACGTCGAGGTCATGATCCTCGCGGTCGTCATCGCGATGGGTGTCATGTATCTCGCGTCCGGAGCCATCGCCGGCTTCATAGAGCGGCACCCGACCACGAAAATGCTGGCGCTGGCCTTCCTGCTCATGATCGGCATCGCGCTCGTCGCCGACGGCTTCGGCTTCCACATCCCGCGCGGCTACATCTACACCGCGATGGCCTTCTCAGCCTTCGTCGAGATCCTCAACGTTTCGGCAAAGCGAAACCGGAAGGCCTGA